Proteins encoded in a region of the Oncorhynchus clarkii lewisi isolate Uvic-CL-2024 chromosome 18, UVic_Ocla_1.0, whole genome shotgun sequence genome:
- the LOC139372675 gene encoding transcription factor HIVEP3 → MEALHSCSHLPTGEQSRGHDQPQPEESALPLADPEPPKSPTSQNNQLQTQQTRSKQGGPQHQQHHKLPNKRERKRLRHQRQSVDSDTPLSEEGKHAKAEATQTRVSRTPSGGTPATPSLSTTSTQSTEAPATEENQEGTLKQKREHKPGKPGKYVCSYCGRACAKPSVLQKHIRSHTGERPYPCAPCGFSFKTKSNLYKHRKSHTHRVKAGLTSGEPSALEEPMPVSEDETRQPSSATSSNLERHGSVANEKMHEDTERSKEQSSGMDNSYAVKKRLAMRLSRGKRGPLGSSDSISSSLGMASIGSRGSTESGYFSRSESTEQSQDIPPNATSAKSYAEIIMGKYGRLGHLQRMSRHQDQQPSGSQGQQEKSSPFTVPKKQVIDHITNLITINEAVVDTSKIDSVKPRRFSLPRRSSNESSSKVTLSLKETSVVHHSTKNTGDPGFKSSGSITMGVPCEKFHHHQSLHVDSTAGLSPTSMAPLLRSLSMPSAASSTDASSDVFPRNFRLSQSFDERSETQSRRTGMLRRQPAIELQPGAELTKEEHSLHSSSNTLYNHNMSTVPPDHKQCQPEPYECETCGVGCKNWEGYKAHKRSLCIARLPQESLGTTICQLDRSQLIHYPISKPGTLAMRKRRKEESFESDDPSSPVSLSIPTFSMSVQGRDRKSVACNRNSWPWVEQERGDTSKCFSVIQHTSSFEKQDPLFTESQGKEEAHFSFPSHEDVSQKHLQEHSSKPTPRKLVRQHNVQVPEIFITEDSNTNVIESVQTQSETTSIMPKQTERTDEFQWPQRSLTLSGVPIEKLPPKKKRIRLAEAAQSSGESMSSFDSISLPRSPSQDSCASHASSRSASFEESTRPGDMETLAGTPLRRSRAPNMLTVPGLHLHKREMRRSVSEQAPHDPQQQSVLMAMLEMRSKSFDYSSLSPERSAAGWSDRRKCLLMRHTAVKDPEEEQPAKPAELKRNPSSSISAKHTALKVNNPSHCSPSPDPVSPSTSSKLSPGPRHLSATAGSPLSGEPTSCNPVQTLCQEPPSQWKLGQSIHLTGHCSEVLPSKNSVESPNRLQRVDPSPLCSGKPLIISLRPVHTYIHPAQPQPCPVYPPHPLSTQCPLGIARAHYLPMSTGLKLEIPVPIHSHDGHSEFVTHPPQILHPHPNISRSPELLRLSISPAVAVVRLQADTNTLASAIYTTLSQTTTSRSQEPVCSGLNSGHRNSPMPEHNSHLVMSLPVSSKMLSGTLLPVSQLALPPGNHLALPLPSGSQLWSDEGCRSPGSGCNKRLLSPSNSVDFSPESKQQQKRVKEEEEEESCVGNVIVETSTKEEKVEIPTCLPRVCTPISPERPSYPTLQSTTSHSWCYLNYIKPNPSTSTDHQPSVYSSWSTSEFDPNPPGLSSKTALSLLDCKQRVCPTIYTMSPMSSTPAETPPEPTGMKTPCHSEVHATLPGDSHRVETTEQEQSAEGKELKKEREEEEEKEEEEKEAETQSTSKCREPPTRIWICEGGYRSSEEYVYVRGRGRGRYVCVECGIRCKKPSMLRKHIRLHTDSRPYICKHCNFAFKTKGNLTKHMKSKAHGKKCHDGPMTGSEAEEDCSVWPETGQDEHRYSDISETEADDDDNEYDDEDDDDGEEESWSHEDPSTTSTSHLKPPKPPDQNRTTPDQDRTRPSGSSQPSQPQRLNPQEPSLCYPTGSPSKKRALFSRRRHLDPCGHRSPLHCPSPTPALSPSLSLTNQLSPAHSLSPRADLAPLRCPSPKRYLSSVSCHPFPPPLSSLFPRHNLSPAPSHPSTPSSLSLLGCHVSPSLERHPSPLRGLSPVRPKSPSSPSPQATIPAQHRACLPYDPSSNPHRDRPASSGTRPTSSKARLLKSYSVQEDDEVRLPLLSPRTRPSRGGHGGVLSHLPLHSQKLARTPNLMIPIGGIHMVQPRTSRHYSLVNSPVASQNTPTPAKMDHSRTRGSGLEEGPLSRPSSLKHHQNPLKEAAGPSTSMHTSYQDNRVGEGEAEGRLSGPLPDKAGVAHLQVCSMRPENHGSLSQREETKLLFTGTELGGSSHSPGAQTSTLSKGTTHTERDTDTHVRGGSLFPVTKQGQKMPSSFQTKL, encoded by the exons ATGGAGGCGTTGCACAGCTGCAGCCACTTGCCGACTGGGGAGCAGTCCAGAGGTCATGACCAGCCTCAGCCAGAAGAGTCTGCTCTGCCTCTCGCAGACCCTGAGCCTCCCAAATCTCCCACCTCCCAGAACAATCAACTGCAGACGCAACAGACTCGCTCCAAACAAGGAGgccctcaacatcaacaacaccACAAACTGCCTAATAAGAGGGAGCGCAAGCGTCTCCGACATCAGAGGCAAAGTGTTGATTCAGACACCCCACTGTCGGAAGAGGGTAAGCATGCAAAGGCAGAGGCAACACAGACTAGAGTGTCACGGACACCGTCTGGGGGGACCCCGGCAACTCCCTCCTTATCAACCACCTCCACCCAGTCTACAGAGGCTCCTGCCACAGAGGAGAACCAGGAGGGCACCCTGAAGCAGAAACGGGAGCATAAgcctggaaaacctgggaaataTGTGTGTTCTTACTGCGGCCGTGCCTGTGCCAAGCCCAGCGTCCTGCAGAAACACATCCGATCCCACACTGGAGAGAGGCCCTACCCCTGTGCTCCCTGCGGATTTTCTTTCAAGACCAAGAGCAACCTCTACAAGCACCGGAAGTCCCATACCCACAGGGTGAAGGCCGGCCTCACCTCTGGAGAGCCCAGTGCTTTAGAAGAACCAATGCCTGTGTCAGAAGATGAAACCAGACAACCATCGTCTGCTACCTCCTCTAACTTGGAGAGACATGGCAGTGTTGCCAATGAGAAGATGCATGAAGACACAGAGAGGTCTAAAGAACAGTCCAGTGGGATGGACAACTCCTACGCCGTCAAGAAGAGGCTGGCCATGCGTTTGAGCCGAGGGAAACGTGGCCCTCTAGGCTCGTCTGACTCGATCAGTTCCTCGTTGGGTATGGCAAGTATAGGGAGTAGAGGCAGCACAGAGTCTGGCTATTTCTCTCGCTCTGAGAGCACTGAGCAGTCGCAGGACATCCCACCCAATGCAACAAGTGCCAAAAGCTACGCAGAGATCATCATGGGGAAATATGGCCGCCTGGGCCACCTCCAGAGGATGTCCCGGCATCAGGACCAGCAGCCTTCTGGAAGCCAGGGACAGCAGGAGAAGAGCAGCCCGTTCACAGTGCCCAAGAAACAGGTCATTGACCACATCACCAACCTCATCACCATCAACGAGGCTGTGGTGGACACAAGTAAGATAGACAGCGTTAAGCCCAGGAGGTTCTCTCTGCCTAGGAGAAGTAGCAATGAGTCTAGCTCTAAGGTTACTCTATCTCTGAAAGAGACATCGGTAGTCCACCACAGCACCAAAAACACTGGAGACCCAGGATTTAAGAGCAGTGGTTCCATCACTATGGGAGTTCCGTGTGAGAAGTTCCATCATCACCAGTCACTACACGTGGATTCAACGGCAGGCCTGTCACCCACTTCCATGGCTCCTCTTCTGAGAAGCCTCTCTATGCCCTCTGCTGCTAGTTCAACTGATGCCTCCTCTGACGTCTTCCCACGAAACTTCCGCCTTAGCCAATCTTTCGATGAACGGTCTGAAACACAGTCTCGCCGCACTGGGATGCTACGACGCCAGCCTGCTATCGAACTACAACCCGGTGCTGAATTGACTAAAGAGGAACATAGTTTACACAGTAGCTCCAACACACTCTACAATCACAATATGTCCACCGTGCCTCCCGATCACAAGCAATGTCAACCAGAGCCGTACGAGTGTGAGACCTGTGGCGTTGGATGTAAGAACTGGGAAGGTTATAAGGCACACAAGAGAAGTCTTTGTATAGCACGACTTCCCCAAGAGAGTCTTGGTACAACAATATGCCAGCTGGACCGTTCACAGTTGATACACTATCCGATTAGCAAACCAGGGACTTTGGCAATGCgcaagagaaggaaagaggagagttTTGAATCTGATGATCCATCCTCTCCTGTGTCTTTATCTATACCCACCTTCTCCATGTCGGTGCAAGGCAGAGACAGAAAAAGTGTAGCATGCAATAGAAACTCATGGCCATGGGTAGAGCAGGAGCGTGGAGACACATCAAAATGTTTCTCAGTGATTCAGCATACTAGTTCATTTGAGAAACAGGACCCTTTGTTTACAGAGAGTCAAGGTAAAGAGGAGGCGCATTTTAGTTTTCCATCTCATGAGGATGTGTCTCAGAAACATCTGCAGGAACACTCGTCCAAACCAACACCTCGCAAACTGGTGCGCCAACACAATGTTCAAGTCCCGGAGATATTCATCACTGAGGATTCCAACACCAATGTTATTGAGTCTGTTCAGACACAGTCAGAAACGACATCCATAATGCCTAAACAGACTGAGAGGACAGACGAGTTCCAGTGGCCACAGAGGAGCCTCACTCTGTCTGGGGTCCCCATCGAGAAGCTGCCTCCGAAGAAGAAACGTATTCGTCTGGCCGAGGCCGCCCAGTCTTCAGGGGAGTCCATGTCCAGCTTTGACTCCATCTCCCTGCCTCGCAGCCCCAGCCAGGACAGCTGTGCATCCCACGCGTCTAGCCGCTCTGCATCCTTCGAGGAGTCCACCAGACCTGGAGACATGGAGACCCTGGCTGGGACACCATTGAGAAGGTCTAGGGCCCCTAACATGTTGACCGTCCCAGGGCTGCATCTTCACAAAAGGGAGATGCGGCGGTCGGTCTCAGAGCAAGCACCTCACGACCCACAGCAGCAGTCTGTCCTGATGGCGATGTTGGAGATGCGAAGCAAGTCCTTTGACTACAGCAGTTTGTCCCCTGAGCGCTCCGCGGCCGGCTGGAGTGACAGACGCAAATGTCTCCTCATGAGACACACTGCGGTCAAGGACCCAGAGGAGGAGCAGCCTGCCAAACCTGCAGAACTAAAGCGGAACCCCAGTTCCTCCATTTCTGCCAAACACACAGCACTAAAGGTGAACAATCCTTCTCACTGTAGCCCCAGTCCTGACCCTGTCAGTCCCAGCACTTCTTCCAAACTAAGCCCAGGTCCTCGACACCTTAGTGCGACTGCTGGTTCCCCTCTGTCAGGAGAACCCACATCATGTAACCCTGTCCAAACTCTTTGCCAAGAGCCCCCCTCACAATGGAAACTGGGTCAAAGTATTCATTTGACTGGACATTGCTCTGAAGTCCTACCCTCAAAGAACTCTGTAGAATCTCCTAACCGCCTCCAGAGGGTAGACCCATCACCTCTCTGTTCAGGGAAACCTCTAATTATCTCCCTCCGTCCTGTCCACACCTACATCCATCCtgcccaaccccaaccctgtcccgtctaccctccccaccccctctccaccCAGTGCCCATTAGGGATAGCTAGGGCCCACTACCTTCCAATGTCCACAGGCCTGAAGCTGGAGATACCAGTCCCAATTCACAGTCATGATGGACATTCAGAGTTTGTAACACATCCTCCGCAGATCCTCCACCCTCACCCTAACATCTCACGTAGCCCAGAGTTACTCCGGCTCTCTATATCaccagcagtagcagtagtccGGCTACAGGCAGACACCAACACCCTAGCCAGTGCCATATACACCACTCTGTCCCAAACCACAACATCTAGGTCCCAGGAACCTGTGTGTTCTGGGTTAAACAGTGGCCATAGAAATTCCCCAATGCCTGAACATAACAGCCACCTGGTCATGTCTCTGCCTGTAAGTAGCAAGATGTTGTCTGGGACTCTGCTACCAGTCAGCCAGTTGGCTCTGCCTCCAGGCAACCACTTGGCTTTGCCTCTGCCTTCAGGCAGCCAGTTGTGGTCTGATGAGGGCTGTAGATCTCCGGGCTCAGGGTGCAACAAGCGATTGTTGTCCCCTTCAAACAGTGTCGATTTCAGCCCTGAGTCCAAACAGCAGCAGAAACgagtgaaggaggaggaagaagaggagagttgTGTAGGAAACGTAATCGTGGAAACGTCCACAAAAGAAGAAAAGGTTGAGATTCCAACATGTTTACCTAGGGTGTGTACTCCAATAAGTCCAGAAAGACCTTCATATCCGACCCTCCAGTCCACCACCTCTCACAGCTGGTGTTATCTGAACTACATCAAGCCAAACCCCTCCACCTCGACTGACCACCAGCCCTCAGTGTACTCCTCCTGGTCTACCAGCGAGTTTGACCCCAATCCTCCAGGCCTCTCCAGCAagacagccctgtccctgttgGACTGCAAGCAGAGGGTCTGCCCCACCATCTACACCATGTCTCCCATGTCATCCACCCCGGCAGAGACCCCACCAGAGCCCACCGGCATGAAGACGCCATGCCATTCTGAG GTACATGCCACTCTGCCCGGCGACAGCCACCGTGTCGAGACAACAGAGCAAGAGCAGTCCGCAGAGGGCAAGGAGCTAAAGAAAGaacgagaggaggaggaagagaaggaagaggaggaaaaagaAGCAGAGACCCAGTCAACCAGCAAATGTAGAGAACCTCCAACTCGAATCTGGATCTGTGAGGGAGG CTACAGGTCGAGTGAGGAGTACGTGTACGTGCGGGGTCGAGGCAGGGGCagatatgtgtgtgtggagtgtggcATCCGCTGTAAGAAGCCTAGTATGCTGCGTAAACACATCCGCCTGCACACCGACTCACGACCCTACATCTGCAAGCACTGCAACTTCGCCTTCAAAACCAAAG GGAACCTCACCAAACACATGAAGTCCAAGGCCCATGGGAAGAAGTGCCATGACGGGCCAATGACTGGTTCTGAGGCTGAAGAAG ACTGCTCAGTCTGgccagagacaggacaggacGAGCACCGGTACTCTGACATCAGCGAAACTGAAGCAGACGACGATGACAATGagtatgatgatgaagatgatgatgatggtgaagaGGAGTCCTGGTCCCATGAAGACCCTTCCACCACCTCAACAAGCCACTTGAAGCCACCCAAACccccagaccagaacagaaccacaccagaccaggacaggaccagaccaTCTGGGTcaagccagcccagccagcctcAGAGGCTGAATCCCCAGGAGCCAAGCCTCTGTTACCCTACTGGTTCCCCCAGCAAGAAGAGAGCTCTATTCTCTCGGAGGAGGCACCTGGACCCCTGTGGTCACCGCTCCCCATTGCACTGTCCATCACCAACTCCAGCCCTGTCTCCATCCCTATCCCTAACCAATCAGCTTTCTCCTGCTCACTCCCTATCCCCTAGAGCGGACCTGGCCCCTCTCCGATGCCCTTCCCCCAAGCGttacctctcctctgtctcctgccatcccttccccccacctctctcatcCCTGTTTCCTAGGCATAACCTATCCCCTGCCCCCTCCCACCcctccacaccctcctctctgtccctgctaGGTTGTCATGTCTCCCCCTCCCTAGAGAGACATCCGTCCCCCTTAAGAGGCCTCTCGCCTGTCAGGCCCAAGTCCCCCAGCTCCCCTTCCCCTCAGGCCACCATCCCTGCTCaacacagagcctgtctgccCTACGACCCATCTTCAAATCCCCACAGGGACAGACCTGCAAGCTCAGGGACCAGACCTACAAGCTCCAAGGCAAGGCTG CTGAAGAGCTACTCTGTTCAGGAGGACGATGAGGTGcgtctccctctcctgtcccccagGACTAGACCATCCCGAGGGGGCCACGGTGGTGTCCTCAGCCACCTGCCTCTCCACtctcagaagctagccaggaccCCCAACCTGATGATCCCCATTGGGGGGATCCACATGGTACAGCCCAGGACCAGTCGTCACTACAGCCTGGTGAATAGTCCTGTGGCATCACAGAACACCCCTACCCCGGCAAAGATGGACCACTCCAGGACCAGGGGATCTGGACTGGAAGAAGGGCCACTTAGTAGGCCTTCATCGCTGAAGCACCATCAAAACCCTCTGAAAGAGGCTGCTGGGCCTAGCACAAGCATGCACACCAGCTACCAGGACAAcagggtaggagagggagaggccgAGGGCAGACTTTCAGGACCTCTCCCAGACAAGGCAGGTGTGGCCCATTTACAGGTGTGCTCAATGAGACCTGAGAATCATGGGAGTTTGAGTCAAAGGGAAGAAACTAAACTACTGTTCACTGGGACAGAGCTAGGAGGCAGCTCACACAGTCCAGGTGCCCAAACGAGCACTTTGTCCAagggaaccacacacacagaaagagatacAGATACACACGTTAGAGGAGGAAGTCTTTTTCCAGTGACTAAACAAGGCCAAAAGATGCCATCTTCTTTCCAGACTAAACTCTGA